From one Burkholderia pyrrocinia genomic stretch:
- a CDS encoding ABC transporter ATP-binding protein produces the protein MPTNTATAPAPLCEIDGLKIGFRGHDGVVSDAVRDLSLTLAPGERLGIVGESGSGKSLTGRALLGLLPDAARWSARTMRFGGHDLLAMSPRERRRLCGSQMGMILQDPKYSLNPVMTVAKQMGEAFRLHEPGLRGRALRERIVDALAAVQIRDPARVADAYPHELSGGMGQRVMIAMMVSTGPRLLIADEPTSALDVAVSMQVLAVLDAMIARHGTGLMFISHDLPLVMSFCDRVAVMYAGRVVETCAARDLRDATHPYTRGLLAANPPLANPPDELPVLRRDPAWLDPAPHASTSADRQEAAR, from the coding sequence ATGCCGACGAATACCGCCACCGCGCCCGCGCCGCTCTGCGAGATCGACGGGCTGAAGATCGGCTTTCGCGGGCACGACGGCGTCGTGTCCGATGCCGTGCGCGACCTGTCGCTGACGCTCGCGCCCGGCGAACGGCTCGGCATCGTCGGCGAATCGGGCTCCGGCAAGTCGCTGACGGGCCGCGCACTGCTCGGCCTGCTGCCCGACGCCGCGCGCTGGTCGGCGCGCACGATGCGCTTCGGCGGCCACGACCTGCTCGCGATGTCGCCGCGCGAACGCCGGCGGCTGTGCGGCAGCCAGATGGGCATGATCCTGCAGGACCCGAAGTATTCGCTGAACCCGGTGATGACGGTCGCGAAGCAGATGGGCGAAGCGTTCCGGCTGCACGAGCCCGGGCTGCGCGGCCGCGCGCTGCGCGAACGGATCGTCGACGCACTCGCGGCCGTGCAGATCCGCGACCCGGCGCGCGTCGCCGATGCGTATCCGCACGAGTTGTCGGGCGGCATGGGCCAGCGCGTGATGATCGCGATGATGGTGTCGACCGGCCCGCGCCTGCTGATCGCCGACGAACCGACGTCCGCGCTCGACGTCGCGGTCTCGATGCAGGTGCTGGCGGTGCTCGACGCGATGATCGCGCGGCACGGCACGGGCCTGATGTTCATCAGCCACGATCTGCCGCTCGTGATGTCGTTCTGCGATCGCGTCGCGGTGATGTATGCGGGCCGCGTGGTCGAGACCTGCGCCGCGCGCGACCTGCGCGACGCGACGCATCCGTACACGCGCGGGCTGCTCGCGGCGAACCCGCCGCTCGCGAACCCGCCGGACGAACTGCCCGTGCTGCGGCGCGATCCGGCCTGGCTCGATCCCGCGCCGCATGCGTCCACATCCGCTGATCGCCAGGAGGCCGCACGATGA
- a CDS encoding ABC transporter permease, with the protein MSTPASSLEALRTLPARRPAVRWALRVLRWALTLTVTFAGLLALTFVIGRKVPIDPVLAILGDRASAEAYAAERIALGLDKPLVTQFLIYARDVLHGNLGMSLLTANPVLDDIKRVFPATLELATIATLIGIAIGVPLGVAAAVKHNRPIDHIARFVGLIGNSVPVFWLGLMGLLLFYARLHWVGGPGRLDPVYDGMVDPRTGSLLIDAALAGEWDVFRNAVSHIALPAAILGYYSVAYLSRMTRSFMLDQLSQEYIVTARAKGLSERRVIWRHAFGNIAVPLLTVIALTYSNLLEGSVLTEIVFAWPGLGSYLTGALLNADMNAVLGATLVIGAMFITVNLLTDALYRVFDPRAR; encoded by the coding sequence ATGTCGACTCCCGCCTCCTCCCTCGAAGCACTGCGCACGCTGCCCGCGCGGCGCCCGGCCGTGCGCTGGGCACTGCGCGTGCTGCGCTGGGCGCTCACGCTCACCGTCACGTTCGCGGGGCTGCTTGCGCTGACGTTCGTGATCGGCCGCAAGGTGCCGATCGATCCCGTGCTCGCGATCCTAGGCGATCGCGCATCGGCCGAGGCGTACGCGGCCGAACGCATCGCGCTCGGGCTCGACAAGCCGCTCGTCACGCAATTCCTGATCTACGCGCGCGACGTGCTGCACGGCAATCTCGGCATGTCGCTGCTGACCGCGAACCCCGTGCTCGACGACATCAAGCGCGTGTTCCCGGCCACGCTCGAACTGGCGACGATCGCGACGCTGATCGGCATCGCGATCGGCGTGCCGCTCGGCGTCGCGGCCGCCGTGAAGCACAACCGGCCGATCGATCACATCGCTCGCTTCGTCGGGCTGATCGGCAATTCCGTGCCGGTGTTCTGGCTCGGGCTGATGGGGCTGCTGCTGTTCTACGCGCGGCTGCACTGGGTCGGCGGGCCCGGCCGGCTCGATCCCGTGTACGACGGGATGGTCGACCCGCGCACGGGCAGCCTGCTGATCGACGCGGCGCTCGCGGGCGAGTGGGATGTGTTCCGCAACGCGGTGTCGCACATCGCGCTGCCGGCCGCGATCCTCGGTTACTACTCGGTCGCGTATCTCAGCCGCATGACGCGCTCGTTCATGCTCGACCAGCTGAGCCAGGAATACATCGTCACCGCGCGCGCGAAGGGCTTGTCCGAGCGTCGCGTGATCTGGCGGCATGCGTTCGGCAACATCGCGGTGCCGCTCTTGACCGTGATCGCGCTCACGTACAGCAACCTGCTCGAAGGCTCGGTGCTGACCGAGATCGTGTTCGCGTGGCCGGGGCTCGGCTCGTACCTGACCGGCGCGCTGCTGAACGCCGACATGAACGCGGTGCTCGGCGCGACGCTCGTGATCGGCGCGATGTTCATCACCGTCAACCTGCTGACCGACGCGCTGTACCGCGTGTTCGATCCGCGTGCGCGCTGA
- a CDS encoding type VI secretion system Vgr family protein, which translates to MNTVTKTLLDALRHPSACLSQHLGLWIGTLDLGLDVLDFKVRAGFCKDYKVDVTVTSPHLDIDGKRCVGRRAGLQIDERVAVPSVNYVDPVDHAAATFNGVVTRWKRIRTSRDEAAYQLRIEPRFAALLKRVHGSRVFRDKSLQEIIAELVVDRQNFDAFDIEFNLEGAQEKLEQVVMYEESVWNFIARHCRRKGIFWFYKQGRGKQGQLDTVVFADNPRAYVRSIEVPLMPDSGLTGNWHEAALSLNGERTLVPATIEVWERNYRTPEDPLRATATVSSEDGDRSVFGRINRSAEFHLTLREGEALAQTRRDEQIARQVTLSGTSNVKGLMPGVVVKLSNTKMPGAEYGFVITSMEMKGSRTKPTHNSFKAMPGHCAYRPKFDYEKHWRFLEGPVAGVVTTFDSAPYACLDEHGRYPVLPKFLQGSDSADKQLLNLRLVRPSSSYQGGFHSPLLPQTEVLLQGEHNDVDRLHISGALHDYSHLDLVHGAQAMFSYAIWRSPLRGAEIVFNDLQEKESARIATVYGQSAMNFGYLLDSKKLKRGEGIDITTRAWGTMRAEKGLYFSADSAGGADTPHLDMSAAIQLLKAALQRVTELADASRQAKAEPADRATQAALLDGLDQLRDAGLLASAPGGMAFVTPKSAQHSAGGNVIVTAGNHMDISITKRLRMVAGELISLCAHKLGINLTAAKGKFTAAALTDGMDLFAQKQLRVASESADVQVAAKSKIALNSGGASLVIENGSMTFHCPGAFVIKAASFTFEGPDKVAAPLPVLPKSGLKISDQYSSSH; encoded by the coding sequence ATGAATACTGTGACGAAAACCCTTTTGGATGCACTGCGCCATCCGAGCGCATGCCTTAGCCAGCATCTGGGATTATGGATCGGCACGCTCGACCTCGGGCTCGACGTGCTCGACTTCAAGGTTCGTGCGGGGTTCTGCAAGGACTACAAGGTCGATGTCACAGTCACCTCGCCACATCTCGATATCGATGGCAAGCGGTGCGTCGGGCGGCGTGCGGGCTTGCAGATTGACGAGCGGGTGGCCGTCCCCTCCGTGAACTACGTCGATCCCGTCGACCATGCCGCGGCTACCTTCAATGGCGTCGTCACGCGCTGGAAGCGCATCCGCACGAGCCGCGACGAGGCGGCCTACCAGTTGCGCATCGAGCCCAGGTTTGCCGCACTGCTCAAGCGCGTGCATGGCTCGCGAGTATTCCGCGACAAGAGCTTGCAGGAGATCATCGCCGAGCTGGTTGTCGACCGGCAGAACTTCGACGCGTTCGATATCGAATTCAACTTGGAAGGAGCGCAGGAGAAGCTTGAGCAGGTGGTCATGTACGAGGAGTCTGTCTGGAACTTCATCGCACGTCATTGCCGCCGAAAAGGCATTTTCTGGTTTTACAAACAGGGACGCGGCAAGCAGGGCCAGCTCGACACGGTCGTATTTGCGGATAATCCGCGCGCCTATGTGCGTTCGATCGAAGTGCCGCTGATGCCGGATTCCGGCCTCACGGGAAACTGGCACGAGGCGGCGCTTTCACTGAATGGCGAACGCACGCTGGTGCCAGCCACGATCGAGGTATGGGAGCGCAACTATCGTACGCCGGAAGATCCTCTACGAGCGACGGCGACCGTCTCCAGCGAGGACGGCGACCGCTCGGTGTTCGGCCGGATCAACCGCAGCGCGGAATTTCACCTGACGCTGCGAGAGGGCGAGGCTCTCGCGCAAACGCGGCGCGACGAGCAGATCGCCCGTCAGGTCACCCTGTCCGGCACCAGCAACGTGAAGGGCCTCATGCCGGGTGTGGTGGTGAAACTCAGCAATACGAAGATGCCCGGCGCCGAGTACGGGTTCGTGATCACTTCGATGGAGATGAAGGGCAGCCGTACCAAGCCGACGCACAACAGCTTCAAGGCGATGCCCGGACATTGCGCTTACCGGCCGAAATTCGACTACGAAAAGCATTGGCGTTTTCTGGAAGGGCCCGTCGCCGGCGTTGTAACGACGTTTGACAGCGCACCCTATGCGTGCCTCGACGAGCATGGGCGCTATCCCGTCCTCCCCAAGTTCCTGCAGGGATCGGACAGCGCCGACAAGCAATTGCTGAATCTGCGCCTTGTGCGTCCGTCGTCGTCGTATCAAGGTGGTTTCCATTCACCGTTGCTGCCGCAGACGGAGGTTCTGCTGCAGGGGGAACACAACGACGTCGATCGCTTGCATATATCGGGCGCGCTGCACGACTATTCGCACCTGGACCTGGTGCATGGCGCGCAGGCGATGTTCAGCTACGCGATCTGGCGCTCGCCGCTGCGCGGCGCGGAGATCGTGTTCAACGACCTGCAAGAGAAGGAAAGCGCGCGCATCGCCACGGTCTACGGCCAGTCGGCGATGAATTTCGGTTATCTGCTCGACAGCAAGAAATTGAAGCGCGGAGAGGGGATCGACATCACGACTCGCGCGTGGGGCACGATGCGCGCCGAGAAGGGGCTGTATTTTTCCGCGGACTCGGCGGGTGGCGCTGACACGCCGCACCTCGACATGTCAGCCGCCATCCAGTTGCTGAAGGCCGCACTGCAGCGCGTAACGGAACTGGCCGATGCCTCGCGGCAAGCGAAGGCCGAACCGGCCGACCGGGCCACGCAGGCGGCGCTGTTGGACGGGCTGGACCAGCTTCGTGACGCGGGGCTGCTTGCGAGCGCTCCCGGCGGTATGGCGTTCGTGACGCCGAAATCGGCCCAGCACTCGGCGGGCGGAAACGTGATCGTCACGGCGGGCAATCACATGGACATTAGCATCACCAAACGGCTACGGATGGTGGCGGGCGAGTTGATCTCGTTGTGTGCGCACAAGCTCGGCATCAATCTGACCGCCGCGAAGGGGAAATTCACGGCGGCGGCCCTGACGGACGGGATGGACCTGTTCGCGCAGAAACAGTTGCGTGTCGCGAGCGAGAGTGCGGACGTCCAGGTGGCCGCAAAGTCGAAAATCGCGCTCAACAGCGGCGGTGCGTCGCTGGTCATCGAAAACGGCAGCATGACGTTCCACTGTCCCGGCGCATTCGTTATCAAGGCGGCGTCGTTCACCTTCGAAGGGCCGGACAAGGTTGCAGCGCCGTTGCCGGTCCTGCCGAAAAGCGGTCTGAAAATTTCCGACCAGTACTCGTCGTCTCATTGA
- a CDS encoding M23 family metallopeptidase produces MIISPPFLPASGLTSNDASKSDPMMDAVDQFEIGHHGVYPVAFDRRFHGGIHLAPNEQHEPVRAIADGDVVAYRVCKNALSDGRIDSTTGQPELNSNAGFVLLRHTTDTGDGRTITYYSLYMHLLDMTEQEDIVPQPNDPAAIGSANALPKWLLDTAEGKDGVVQPGGTKKVYRKDMLGYVGRHQSVRHLHFEIFMADDDFTAWFDQDGHKVQLGEKNLVQPTSSDYWGHTYFVIPGPQDFVAQPAGMSEAWFPRLPGGSIGENDTLYVEAWFNKGRRYTQAWIDRGNSGDVTLLTSAPVADPYDNDRKQYEYDLYQRSMALYSECPSDGYEMLRFGRILSDNPTLSGAACDTWVAVPVDENGNQGYINIASDSIIKLSDADFPFFTDWQKIDEDSTPFNHDGLCGYDELCRLTGVADPQATSGMISPLEYDRNNDDSANLLLAGYVRNAEGAREKLRGLVCKARSEWDPSDNDERYQGLRDPDGFFGKQKDTNPDGYNKFIEFLSKFQFLDKTQLAGQKLWFFHPLAFIRHFRKCGWLSAAEIAQCIPRKMLSLHGTQFESRSRPWRDAFQQGVAWKADLNVAMRKYRINSTRERVTHFLAQLMEESGWLEAVREYYGERKSYSPYYGRGLIQLTHMSNYVKYGEFRKFPIDPAVPVKYASLKWNPDVLLADTNSVFNRHNCADSAALYWTCRAMTAIGVNAIKTTDTGGLKVEVAIQASKSTNGNVANQNLNGLEHRLQSFVYIKYIFLDLIEEGASEQLSFVWRRNSALEPVLDASGQPVLNPRTRVPKKQYFPTTHNIQVSLEKQRP; encoded by the coding sequence ATGATCATCAGCCCTCCGTTTCTGCCTGCATCTGGCCTGACGTCTAACGATGCGTCGAAGTCGGACCCCATGATGGACGCGGTCGATCAGTTCGAGATCGGCCATCACGGGGTCTACCCGGTTGCTTTCGACCGGCGTTTTCACGGTGGTATTCATTTGGCGCCAAACGAGCAGCACGAACCCGTGCGCGCGATTGCCGACGGTGATGTGGTGGCCTATCGGGTTTGCAAGAACGCCCTGTCCGATGGCAGGATCGATTCGACGACCGGGCAGCCGGAACTGAACTCGAATGCCGGCTTCGTCCTGCTCAGGCACACGACCGACACGGGTGACGGGCGCACGATCACGTATTACTCGCTCTACATGCACCTGCTGGATATGACCGAGCAGGAGGATATCGTGCCCCAACCGAACGATCCGGCAGCGATCGGATCGGCGAACGCCCTGCCCAAATGGCTGCTCGACACGGCAGAAGGCAAGGATGGCGTGGTTCAGCCGGGCGGCACGAAAAAGGTGTACCGCAAGGACATGCTTGGTTATGTCGGTCGGCATCAGAGCGTGCGGCATCTGCACTTTGAAATCTTCATGGCAGACGATGATTTCACGGCCTGGTTCGATCAGGACGGCCACAAGGTTCAGCTAGGTGAAAAGAACCTCGTTCAGCCTACGTCGAGTGACTATTGGGGGCATACGTATTTTGTCATTCCTGGCCCGCAGGATTTCGTGGCTCAGCCGGCAGGTATGAGTGAGGCCTGGTTTCCCCGACTGCCGGGCGGTTCAATTGGTGAAAACGACACACTTTATGTCGAAGCCTGGTTCAACAAGGGGCGGCGCTATACGCAGGCGTGGATCGACCGCGGCAACAGTGGAGACGTTACCCTGCTTACGTCTGCTCCCGTCGCTGACCCGTACGACAATGACAGAAAGCAGTACGAGTACGACCTGTATCAGCGTTCGATGGCACTCTATTCTGAATGCCCGAGCGATGGCTACGAGATGCTTCGGTTTGGGCGCATTCTCTCGGACAATCCAACGCTATCGGGTGCGGCTTGTGATACTTGGGTCGCGGTGCCAGTCGACGAGAACGGGAATCAGGGATATATCAACATCGCGTCAGATTCGATCATCAAGCTGTCCGACGCGGATTTTCCGTTCTTCACGGATTGGCAAAAGATCGATGAGGACAGTACGCCATTCAATCACGATGGACTCTGCGGGTACGATGAGCTTTGTCGTCTGACTGGCGTCGCGGATCCGCAAGCCACGTCCGGCATGATCTCGCCGCTCGAATACGACAGGAACAACGACGATAGTGCCAACCTGCTGCTCGCAGGCTATGTACGGAACGCGGAGGGCGCGCGCGAAAAGCTTAGGGGATTGGTGTGCAAGGCGCGCAGCGAGTGGGACCCGTCTGACAACGATGAGCGGTATCAGGGATTGCGTGACCCGGATGGCTTCTTCGGTAAACAGAAAGATACCAACCCGGATGGGTACAACAAGTTCATTGAATTCTTGAGCAAATTTCAGTTTCTGGACAAGACGCAGCTTGCCGGGCAGAAGCTTTGGTTTTTTCATCCGCTGGCGTTTATTCGGCATTTTAGAAAGTGTGGGTGGTTGTCCGCAGCCGAAATTGCACAATGTATCCCCCGTAAGATGCTTTCGCTTCACGGCACGCAATTTGAGAGTAGAAGCCGTCCCTGGCGGGACGCATTTCAGCAGGGAGTGGCTTGGAAGGCCGATCTCAATGTGGCGATGCGTAAATATCGTATCAATTCGACGAGAGAAAGAGTGACCCATTTTCTCGCTCAATTGATGGAGGAGTCTGGGTGGCTTGAGGCTGTCCGAGAGTATTACGGAGAGCGTAAATCATACAGTCCGTACTATGGACGTGGTCTGATTCAACTCACGCACATGTCGAATTACGTTAAGTACGGTGAGTTTAGGAAATTTCCAATCGATCCGGCTGTTCCTGTGAAATACGCAAGCCTTAAATGGAATCCGGACGTTCTGCTTGCGGATACAAATTCTGTTTTTAATCGGCATAATTGTGCTGATAGTGCGGCGTTGTATTGGACGTGTAGAGCTATGACGGCCATAGGGGTTAATGCCATAAAAACTACCGACACTGGTGGGCTGAAGGTTGAAGTGGCAATTCAGGCATCAAAATCTACTAACGGAAATGTCGCAAATCAAAATTTAAATGGCCTTGAGCATCGGTTGCAGTCATTTGTGTATATTAAGTATATTTTTCTTGATTTGATCGAGGAGGGCGCTTCTGAGCAGCTTTCCTTTGTGTGGCGGAGGAATTCGGCACTGGAGCCGGTGCTCGATGCAAGTGGTCAGCCGGTGCTGAACCCGCGTACGCGTGTTCCGAAGAAGCAATATTTTCCGACTACTCACAATATTCAAGTGTCATTGGAGAAGCAGCGGCCATGA
- a CDS encoding PAAR domain-containing protein: MQSPIRKGDKLENGGEVTSGSPWTVFMGRQLARKGDDAICDQHGPTTIDEGYERFPDRDGKFVAMHHYRCACGCRLISSLQNVSIA; this comes from the coding sequence ATGCAATCTCCCATTCGCAAAGGCGACAAACTCGAAAACGGTGGCGAAGTCACCAGCGGCTCCCCATGGACTGTATTCATGGGTAGGCAGCTTGCCCGCAAGGGCGATGACGCAATTTGCGACCAGCACGGACCGACCACCATTGACGAAGGCTACGAGCGGTTTCCCGATCGCGACGGCAAGTTCGTCGCCATGCATCATTACCGCTGTGCCTGCGGGTGCCGGCTGATTTCGTCGCTACAGAACGTCAGTATTGCCTAA
- a CDS encoding GlsB/YeaQ/YmgE family stress response membrane protein: MLQFIETLVVGLIVGLLARALKPGDDKMGILMTAVLGIVGSLVAGYVGRAAGWYAPGQGAGWIASIIGAIVLLIVVGAVRKRMA; the protein is encoded by the coding sequence ATGCTGCAATTCATCGAAACCCTGGTCGTCGGGCTCATCGTCGGCCTCCTCGCCCGCGCGCTCAAGCCCGGCGACGACAAGATGGGCATCCTGATGACGGCCGTGCTCGGCATCGTCGGCTCGCTGGTCGCCGGCTACGTCGGCCGCGCCGCCGGCTGGTATGCACCGGGCCAGGGTGCGGGCTGGATCGCATCGATCATCGGCGCGATCGTGCTGCTGATCGTCGTCGGCGCAGTGCGCAAGCGCATGGCCTGA
- the nikC gene encoding nickel transporter permease: MNAERLTLRAWLLSDAPASRSQAALGLAYRRWRRFATNPLNLFGLAILVALIVVAIVGPLIMPHDPLRQVLSDRLLPPGSPSHWFGTDQLGRDILSRLIDGSRLTLGIALLVVVIVVPIGLLIGTTAGYCGGFVDSVLMRITDVALAFPKIVLALAFAAALGPGVINAVVAISITAWPAYARLARAETIRIAQADYIHAARLQGASGPRILLRYIVPLCMSSVIVRATLDMAGIILTVAGLGFLGLGAQPPSPEWGFMVASGRNVLLDAWWVATLPGIAILLVSLAFNLLGDGLRDVFDPRHGA, encoded by the coding sequence ATGAACGCCGAGCGCCTCACTCTGCGCGCGTGGCTGCTTTCCGATGCACCCGCATCGCGCTCGCAGGCCGCGCTCGGCCTCGCGTATCGACGCTGGCGCCGTTTCGCCACGAATCCGCTCAACCTGTTCGGGCTCGCGATCCTCGTCGCGCTGATCGTCGTCGCGATCGTCGGCCCGCTGATCATGCCGCACGATCCGCTGCGCCAGGTGCTGTCCGACCGCCTGCTGCCGCCCGGCTCGCCATCGCACTGGTTCGGCACCGACCAGCTCGGCCGCGACATCCTCTCGCGGCTGATCGACGGCTCGCGCCTCACGCTCGGCATCGCGCTGCTCGTCGTCGTGATCGTCGTGCCGATCGGCCTGCTGATCGGCACGACGGCCGGTTATTGCGGCGGCTTCGTCGACAGCGTGCTGATGCGCATCACCGACGTCGCGCTCGCGTTCCCGAAGATCGTGCTCGCGCTCGCATTCGCGGCCGCGCTCGGGCCCGGCGTGATCAACGCGGTCGTCGCGATCTCGATCACTGCATGGCCCGCGTATGCGCGGCTCGCGCGCGCGGAGACGATCCGCATCGCGCAGGCCGACTACATCCACGCCGCACGATTGCAAGGCGCGTCGGGCCCGCGCATCCTGCTGCGCTACATCGTGCCGCTGTGCATGTCGTCGGTGATCGTGCGCGCGACGCTCGACATGGCCGGCATCATCCTGACCGTCGCGGGCCTCGGCTTCCTCGGCCTCGGCGCGCAGCCGCCGAGCCCCGAGTGGGGCTTCATGGTCGCATCGGGCCGCAACGTGCTGCTCGACGCATGGTGGGTCGCGACGCTGCCCGGCATCGCGATCCTGCTCGTGAGCCTCGCGTTCAACCTGCTCGGCGACGGGCTGCGCGACGTCTTCGATCCCCGCCATGGAGCGTGA
- a CDS encoding ABC transporter ATP-binding protein codes for MIDVDHASIRFPTRTGHVDAVRDVSFAVRDGEVFGLVGESGSGKSTLLRALTGLVPLASGSLSIDGRPVGGTPDRAFRRHVQMVFQDPYASLHPRFTVDQTLREPLSIHAIGDADARIARALAEVGLGPTFRFRYPHQLSGGQRQRVAIARALIVEPRVLLLDEPTSALDVSVQAEILNLLRRLHRERNLTMILVSHNLAVIGFLCQRVAVMQHGEIVEQLRVEDVRAGQVARDYTRTLLQATEGYRRLDPVAGAPAA; via the coding sequence ATGATCGACGTCGATCACGCATCGATCCGTTTCCCGACCCGCACGGGTCACGTCGACGCCGTGCGCGACGTGAGCTTCGCGGTGCGCGACGGCGAGGTGTTCGGGCTCGTCGGCGAATCGGGCTCCGGCAAGTCGACGCTGCTGCGCGCGCTGACGGGCCTCGTGCCGCTCGCGTCCGGCAGCCTGTCGATCGACGGCCGGCCGGTCGGCGGCACGCCCGACCGTGCGTTCCGCCGCCACGTGCAGATGGTGTTCCAGGATCCGTACGCATCGCTGCATCCGCGTTTCACGGTCGACCAGACGCTGCGCGAGCCGCTGTCGATCCACGCGATCGGGGACGCCGATGCGCGGATCGCCCGCGCGCTCGCCGAAGTCGGCCTCGGCCCCACGTTCCGCTTCCGCTATCCGCACCAGTTGTCGGGCGGCCAGCGGCAGCGCGTCGCGATCGCGCGCGCGCTGATCGTCGAACCGCGCGTGCTGCTGCTCGACGAGCCGACGTCCGCGCTCGACGTATCGGTGCAGGCCGAGATCCTGAACCTGCTGCGCCGCCTGCATCGCGAACGCAACCTGACGATGATCCTCGTCAGCCACAACCTCGCGGTGATCGGCTTCCTGTGCCAGCGCGTCGCCGTGATGCAGCATGGCGAGATCGTCGAGCAGCTGCGGGTCGAGGACGTACGCGCCGGGCAGGTCGCGCGCGACTACACGCGCACGCTGCTGCAGGCGACCGAAGGCTACCGCCGTCTCGACCCGGTCGCGGGCGCGCCGGCCGCCTGA